The Pantoea vagans genome includes a window with the following:
- a CDS encoding DUF1289 domain-containing protein, translated as MAEQLEFFPVPSPCRGICQSDARGYCRGCLRSREERFNWMKFTDAEKRDVLRLCRQRWLRLHRQQKVDENHDPEQPSLF; from the coding sequence GTGGCCGAGCAATTAGAGTTCTTTCCGGTTCCCAGCCCCTGCCGCGGAATTTGCCAAAGCGATGCGCGGGGCTATTGCCGCGGTTGCCTGCGTAGCCGTGAGGAGCGTTTTAACTGGATGAAGTTCACGGATGCTGAGAAACGCGATGTGTTGCGTCTATGCCGTCAGCGCTGGTTGCGTCTACATCGCCAGCAAAAAGTGGATGAAAATCATGATCCGGAACAACCGTCGCTGTTTTAA
- the punC gene encoding purine nucleoside transporter PunC — translation MLSSKGFLPYLALLSMLGFLATDMYLPAFGDMQRDFATAPGTISASLSLFLGGFACAQVFWGPLSDRFGRKPILLAGLTLFALGCLGMLWVTDVNLMLALRFVQAVGVCAAAVSWQALVVDRYPKAQANKVFATIMPLVALSPALAPLLGAWLMGHFHWRSIFIALTAITVLLLIGTLQLTARKKGQAAKVAQPGWLTLLKTRVYSGNVLIYSACSASFFAWLTGSPFILASAGLTPADIGLSYIPQTIAFLIGGFGCRALLNRYQGAQLLPWLLVVYSLSILSLFVVAMLPAPSLVALLLPFCGMALANGAIYPIVVASALAPFPQATGKAAGLQNLFQLGLCFIASLLVSAGLAQALHNTTLVMVATVVLAWAGFIWQRSPCAQSDVAHNSRPCEDNH, via the coding sequence ATGTTGTCTTCAAAAGGATTTCTGCCCTACCTTGCCTTGCTGAGTATGCTCGGCTTTCTCGCCACGGATATGTATCTGCCCGCTTTTGGTGACATGCAACGCGATTTTGCCACGGCTCCGGGTACGATCAGCGCCAGCCTTAGCCTGTTTCTCGGTGGATTTGCCTGTGCGCAGGTGTTTTGGGGCCCCTTGTCGGATCGCTTTGGTCGTAAACCGATTCTGTTGGCAGGATTGACGCTTTTCGCCTTGGGCTGCCTTGGCATGTTGTGGGTAACAGACGTCAACCTGATGCTGGCATTGCGTTTCGTACAGGCTGTGGGCGTCTGTGCGGCGGCCGTGAGCTGGCAGGCACTGGTGGTGGATCGCTACCCGAAAGCACAAGCCAACAAAGTGTTTGCCACCATCATGCCTCTGGTCGCGCTTTCGCCAGCTTTAGCCCCATTGCTGGGTGCCTGGCTAATGGGACACTTCCATTGGCGCAGTATTTTTATCGCGCTCACAGCGATCACCGTTTTGCTGCTCATTGGCACCCTGCAACTGACTGCCCGCAAAAAGGGTCAGGCTGCAAAGGTTGCGCAACCTGGCTGGCTCACGCTGCTGAAGACCCGCGTATACAGTGGCAACGTGCTGATTTACTCAGCCTGTTCTGCCAGTTTTTTCGCGTGGCTAACCGGTTCACCTTTTATTCTCGCCTCAGCAGGGTTAACACCCGCAGACATTGGCTTGAGCTATATCCCACAGACCATTGCTTTTCTGATTGGTGGCTTCGGCTGCCGCGCGCTGCTCAATCGTTATCAGGGTGCGCAGCTTCTTCCATGGCTGCTGGTGGTTTATAGCCTGAGCATCCTCAGTCTGTTTGTGGTCGCCATGCTGCCTGCGCCATCATTGGTGGCATTATTGTTGCCTTTCTGCGGCATGGCACTGGCGAATGGCGCGATTTACCCGATAGTGGTTGCCAGTGCTTTGGCCCCCTTCCCTCAGGCCACAGGTAAAGCGGCGGGTTTACAGAACCTGTTTCAACTCGGCCTGTGCTTTATTGCCAGCCTGCTGGTATCCGCCGGATTAGCACAAGCGCTGCACAATACGACCCTGGTGATGGTGGCGACGGTCGTGCTGGCATGGGCTGGCTTTATCTGGCAGCGTTCGCCTTGCGCACAAAGTGATGTTGCTCACAACTCTCGTCCCTGCGAAGATAATCACTAA
- the eptA gene encoding phosphoethanolamine transferase EptA, producing the protein MKFPNKPQCHASRFNLIAALFFTFVLNALFLLRAWEIIPYDRLHDYLFAASIPVVLASAFYLIFSLLAWPYVRKPLLIALVLVSAAANYFMHNFGTVIDTNMIENVFESDAQEAGALISSSYVVWMVLMGLVPVAAICLVRIKTGQRWWWSLLQRLAGALGAILLILLMAVLFYKDYASLIRNNKGLVKMITPANIVSGTGHYVDQRYLQGSQALVKLGQDAKKGPLIAQAQKKTLVVLVVGETGRAENFSLGGYARETNPELKKQQVIYYPDASSCGTETAISVPCMFSNMPREHYDANLAHHQEGVLDILAHAGVSVLWRENDGGCKGACDRVPHTDMTQWKLPQYCHDGFCLDDVLLHRFDNYVDSLHNDGIIVLHQMGSHGPAYFQRYPAAFRRFTPTCDSNQIQDCDHQALVNTYDNSLLYTDDMVSRTIDKLKALSDRFNVALVYLSDHGESLGEHGMYLHGAPYLFAPSQQTHIPLLMWMSPGYAAAYHIDESCLRQQAASEKVSQDNLFHTVLGMFNVQTSEYQPQLDMIRSCQHVG; encoded by the coding sequence ATGAAATTCCCGAACAAGCCACAGTGCCATGCCAGTCGCTTTAATCTGATTGCCGCCCTGTTCTTTACTTTCGTTCTCAACGCCCTGTTTCTGCTGCGGGCCTGGGAGATCATCCCTTATGATCGCCTGCATGATTATCTGTTCGCGGCCAGTATTCCCGTGGTGCTGGCATCTGCTTTCTATTTAATATTCTCGTTGCTGGCGTGGCCCTATGTTCGCAAGCCATTACTGATCGCTTTAGTGCTGGTCAGTGCTGCGGCCAATTACTTCATGCACAACTTCGGCACGGTGATCGACACCAACATGATTGAAAACGTGTTTGAGTCCGATGCACAAGAGGCCGGGGCCCTGATCAGCAGCAGTTATGTGGTGTGGATGGTGTTGATGGGACTCGTGCCCGTCGCGGCGATCTGTCTGGTGCGGATTAAAACGGGACAGCGCTGGTGGTGGAGCCTGTTGCAACGTCTTGCGGGTGCGCTGGGCGCCATCTTGCTTATCCTGTTGATGGCGGTGCTGTTCTATAAAGACTACGCCTCACTGATCCGCAACAATAAAGGGCTGGTGAAAATGATCACCCCGGCTAACATTGTCAGCGGCACCGGTCACTACGTCGACCAGCGCTATCTGCAAGGCAGCCAGGCACTGGTGAAATTGGGCCAGGATGCGAAGAAAGGCCCGCTGATCGCACAAGCCCAGAAGAAAACGCTGGTGGTGTTGGTGGTGGGCGAAACCGGCCGTGCAGAGAATTTCTCACTGGGCGGCTACGCGCGCGAAACCAACCCAGAACTGAAAAAACAGCAGGTTATCTACTATCCTGATGCCAGCTCCTGCGGTACCGAGACCGCGATTTCAGTGCCTTGCATGTTCTCAAATATGCCGCGCGAACACTACGATGCCAATCTGGCGCATCATCAGGAAGGCGTGCTGGATATCCTTGCCCACGCGGGTGTCAGCGTGCTGTGGCGTGAAAACGACGGTGGCTGTAAAGGTGCCTGCGACCGCGTCCCGCACACCGATATGACACAGTGGAAATTGCCGCAATATTGCCACGACGGTTTCTGCCTGGATGATGTGCTGCTGCACCGTTTCGATAATTACGTAGACAGCCTGCATAACGACGGCATCATTGTGTTGCATCAGATGGGCAGCCATGGTCCGGCCTATTTCCAGCGCTATCCAGCGGCATTCCGACGTTTCACACCAACCTGCGACAGTAATCAGATTCAGGATTGCGATCATCAGGCGCTGGTCAACACCTATGACAATTCGCTGCTGTACACCGACGATATGGTGAGTCGCACGATTGATAAACTCAAAGCCTTAAGCGATCGCTTCAACGTGGCGTTGGTGTATCTCTCCGATCACGGTGAATCCCTTGGCGAGCACGGCATGTATCTGCACGGCGCACCTTATCTGTTTGCTCCTTCACAACAGACGCACATTCCCTTGCTGATGTGGATGTCACCGGGTTACGCCGCGGCCTATCATATTGATGAGTCATGTTTACGCCAGCAGGCTGCGAGTGAAAAAGTGTCGCAAGATAATCTTTTCCATACGGTTTTAGGCATGTTCAACGTCCAGACAAGCGAGTATCAACCGCAGTTGGATATGATCAGATCGTGCCAACATGTTGGATAA
- a CDS encoding TetR/AcrR family transcriptional regulator has translation MNKTVQRNETREHLLATGEQVCLQRGFTGMGLSEMLALAEVPKGSFYHYFRSKEAFGVALLERYFVNYLQQVEQQLNQPGIPARERLLNHFRYGETLFVEQGHIVGCLGVKLSAEVCDLSEPMRDALQHGATAMIAAYARCLTEVAAEQALPFGQTPQQLAQRCYLLWLGASLQSKISREPGPISLALETIEQWLTGY, from the coding sequence ATGAACAAGACTGTGCAACGCAACGAAACCCGTGAACATCTGCTCGCTACTGGCGAGCAGGTTTGCCTGCAACGCGGTTTTACCGGAATGGGCCTGAGCGAGATGCTGGCGCTGGCGGAAGTGCCGAAAGGATCGTTTTATCACTACTTCCGCTCAAAAGAAGCTTTCGGTGTCGCGCTGCTGGAGCGCTATTTCGTTAACTATCTGCAGCAGGTTGAGCAGCAACTGAATCAGCCCGGTATCCCCGCGCGTGAACGACTGCTCAATCACTTCCGCTATGGCGAAACCTTGTTCGTCGAACAGGGCCATATCGTCGGCTGCCTTGGCGTGAAGTTATCAGCAGAAGTGTGCGACCTCTCTGAGCCGATGCGTGATGCGCTGCAACATGGCGCAACCGCGATGATTGCGGCTTATGCGCGCTGTTTGACCGAAGTCGCAGCTGAACAGGCTCTACCTTTCGGGCAAACGCCGCAGCAACTGGCGCAACGTTGCTATTTGCTGTGGCTCGGTGCCAGTCTACAGAGCAAAATTTCCCGTGAGCCAGGCCCGATTAGCCTGGCACTCGAAACCATCGAACAGTGGCTAACTGGCTACTGA
- the sodC gene encoding superoxide dismutase family protein, with protein MKKILIAAVALACATAAQAASEEVTLHEVTAQGIGAAIGKVTISETPYGLQFAPALTGLKPGIHGFHVHAKGSCEPATIEGKAVAAGAAGGHFDPQNSGKHLGPYADGHLGDLPAIFVTDDGKADYPVVAPRIKMLSEIRGKALMVHVGGDNHADHPQPLGGGGARFACGVI; from the coding sequence ATGAAGAAAATCCTCATTGCCGCTGTGGCACTGGCCTGTGCTACGGCAGCGCAGGCCGCTTCTGAAGAGGTCACGCTGCATGAAGTGACCGCGCAAGGTATTGGCGCGGCGATTGGCAAGGTGACAATCAGTGAAACCCCGTATGGCCTGCAGTTCGCGCCCGCGTTAACCGGACTCAAACCGGGTATACATGGTTTCCACGTCCATGCCAAAGGCAGTTGTGAACCGGCAACGATTGAAGGAAAAGCCGTTGCTGCGGGAGCCGCTGGTGGACATTTTGATCCGCAGAACAGCGGGAAACATCTGGGGCCTTACGCTGACGGGCATCTGGGTGATCTGCCCGCTATTTTCGTCACCGATGATGGCAAGGCAGATTATCCGGTGGTCGCCCCGCGCATTAAAATGCTCAGTGAAATTAGAGGCAAAGCGTTGATGGTGCATGTGGGGGGCGATAACCATGCCGATCATCCGCAACCATTGGGCGGCGGCGGTGCGCGTTTTGCCTGTGGTGTGATTTAA
- the gloA gene encoding lactoylglutathione lyase, giving the protein MRLLHTMLRVGDLQRSIDFYTRVLGMRVLRQSENTEYKYTLAFVGYTEESEGAVIELTYNWGVDKYDLGNAYGHIALGVDNVAETCERIRSVGGNVTREAGPVKGGTTIIAFVEDPDGYKIELIENKHAGHGLGH; this is encoded by the coding sequence ATGCGTTTACTTCACACCATGTTACGTGTTGGCGATCTGCAACGCTCAATCGATTTCTACACCCGCGTGCTGGGCATGCGCGTGCTGCGCCAGAGCGAAAACACCGAATACAAATACACCCTGGCATTTGTTGGCTACACCGAAGAGAGTGAAGGCGCGGTGATTGAGCTGACGTACAACTGGGGCGTGGATAAATACGATCTGGGCAATGCCTATGGTCATATTGCACTGGGCGTAGATAACGTGGCGGAAACCTGCGAGCGCATTCGCAGCGTGGGCGGTAACGTCACCCGTGAAGCGGGCCCGGTCAAAGGTGGCACCACCATTATTGCGTTTGTTGAAGATCCCGATGGCTACAAAATCGAGCTGATCGAAAACAAACATGCCGGTCACGGCCTCGGTCACTAG
- a CDS encoding Grx4 family monothiol glutaredoxin has translation MMSTVEKIQRQIAENPILLYMKGSPKLPSCGFSAQAVQALSACGERFAYVDILQNPDIRAELPKIANWPTFPQLWVDGELVGGCDIIVEMFQRGELQPLLKETAEKYKEAE, from the coding sequence ATAATGAGTACTGTTGAAAAAATTCAGCGCCAGATCGCAGAAAACCCAATCCTGCTGTACATGAAAGGTTCCCCGAAACTGCCTAGCTGCGGTTTCTCTGCGCAAGCTGTGCAGGCACTCTCGGCCTGTGGTGAGCGCTTCGCCTACGTCGATATTCTGCAGAACCCGGATATCCGTGCCGAATTGCCAAAAATCGCTAACTGGCCAACCTTCCCGCAGCTGTGGGTGGATGGTGAGCTGGTCGGCGGTTGCGACATCATCGTCGAGATGTTCCAGCGTGGCGAACTCCAGCCGCTGCTGAAAGAAACCGCTGAGAAGTATAAAGAAGCGGAATAA
- the purR gene encoding HTH-type transcriptional repressor PurR encodes MATIKDVAKRAGVSTTTVSHVINKTRFVAEETRNAVWEAIKELHYSPSAVARSLKVNHTKTLGLLATSSEAPYFAEIIEAVENHCFERGYTLILGNAHNDLQKQRAYLSMMAQKRVDGLLVMCSEYPDDLLQMLEENRNIPMVVMDWGASRGDFTDTVQDNAFHGGYLAGRYLIERGHRDIGAIPGQLERNTGGGRHAGFLQAMNEAGVTVRPEWIVQGDFEPDSGYQAMQQILNQKQRPTAVFCGGDIMAMGAICAADEMGLRVPQDISVIGYDNVRNARFFTPALTTVHQPKAELGEKALEMLLDRITSKREEPQTIEVQPTLIERRSVADGPFRDYRR; translated from the coding sequence ATGGCCACAATTAAAGATGTAGCAAAACGCGCGGGTGTCTCCACCACCACGGTTTCGCATGTCATCAACAAAACGCGTTTTGTCGCAGAAGAGACGCGTAACGCCGTTTGGGAAGCAATTAAAGAATTGCACTATTCCCCCAGCGCCGTTGCGCGCAGTTTGAAGGTCAATCACACCAAGACATTGGGATTGCTGGCGACTTCAAGTGAAGCTCCCTACTTTGCTGAGATCATTGAAGCGGTTGAGAATCACTGCTTCGAGCGCGGCTACACATTAATCCTTGGCAATGCGCACAACGACCTGCAAAAGCAGCGTGCTTATCTCTCGATGATGGCGCAGAAGCGCGTCGATGGTCTGTTGGTCATGTGCTCCGAATACCCAGATGACCTGCTGCAAATGCTGGAGGAGAATCGCAATATCCCGATGGTGGTGATGGACTGGGGTGCTTCGCGCGGTGACTTTACCGATACCGTGCAGGACAATGCTTTCCATGGCGGTTATTTGGCTGGGCGCTATTTGATCGAACGTGGTCACCGCGATATTGGCGCGATCCCGGGACAACTTGAACGCAACACGGGCGGTGGACGCCACGCTGGCTTCTTGCAGGCAATGAATGAAGCCGGGGTCACGGTGCGGCCAGAGTGGATTGTGCAGGGTGATTTTGAACCCGATTCAGGCTATCAGGCGATGCAACAAATCTTGAATCAGAAACAGCGTCCAACTGCCGTATTCTGTGGTGGCGATATCATGGCAATGGGTGCGATTTGCGCAGCCGATGAGATGGGCTTGCGCGTCCCGCAAGATATTTCCGTGATCGGGTACGATAACGTGCGCAACGCGCGCTTTTTCACACCAGCGCTCACCACCGTGCACCAACCGAAGGCTGAGTTGGGTGAGAAAGCGCTCGAAATGTTGCTGGATCGCATCACCAGCAAGCGTGAAGAGCCACAAACGATTGAGGTTCAACCGACCTTGATTGAGCGCCGCTCCGTTGCCGATGGCCCATTCCGCGACTATCGCCGCTAA
- a CDS encoding aldo/keto reductase — protein sequence MLQQQTIAPQGPLFSPLIVGYWRLLEWGMTPQQVVGFIEHHLSLGITTVDHADIYGDYGCEAAFGAALRLAPGLREKLQIVTKCGIATRAKPEHKIGHYITEASHILHSAENSLQHFNTDYLDLLLIHRPDPLMDADEIAEAFMDLHQSGKVRHFGVSNFTASQFKLLQSRLPFSLVTNQLEISPLEQSSILDGTLDQCQQQRMRPMAWSCLGGGRLFNDPLYQPLRDELEQVKRETGASSIEQVVYAWVMKLPSRPLPIIGSGKATRVADAVGACNLTLDRQQWFRIRKAAIGYDVP from the coding sequence ATGTTACAACAGCAAACTATCGCCCCACAGGGCCCCCTGTTTTCGCCGCTGATTGTCGGCTACTGGCGCCTGTTGGAGTGGGGGATGACACCGCAACAGGTGGTAGGCTTTATTGAACATCACCTGTCATTGGGTATCACTACTGTCGATCACGCCGATATTTATGGTGATTACGGCTGTGAGGCGGCATTTGGTGCCGCACTGCGTCTGGCGCCGGGACTGCGTGAAAAACTGCAGATCGTGACCAAATGCGGTATTGCCACTCGCGCCAAACCAGAGCACAAAATTGGGCACTACATCACTGAAGCCAGCCATATACTGCACAGCGCTGAAAACTCGCTGCAGCATTTCAACACCGATTATCTGGACCTGCTGCTGATTCATCGTCCTGATCCGTTGATGGACGCGGATGAAATTGCTGAAGCCTTTATGGATCTGCATCAGAGCGGCAAAGTGCGTCATTTTGGTGTGTCTAATTTCACCGCTTCGCAGTTCAAGCTGTTGCAATCACGCCTGCCGTTTAGCCTGGTGACCAATCAGCTTGAGATCTCTCCGCTGGAACAATCCAGCATTCTTGATGGCACGCTGGACCAGTGTCAGCAGCAGCGCATGCGCCCGATGGCGTGGTCATGCCTCGGCGGCGGGCGTCTGTTTAATGATCCCCTTTATCAACCGCTGCGCGACGAACTCGAACAGGTGAAGCGCGAAACGGGCGCCAGCAGCATTGAGCAGGTGGTGTATGCGTGGGTGATGAAGCTCCCTAGCCGTCCATTGCCGATTATCGGGTCGGGTAAAGCGACGCGCGTGGCAGACGCGGTGGGTGCCTGTAATCTGACGTTGGATCGTCAGCAGTGGTTCCGCATACGCAAAGCGGCAATCGGTTATGATGTGCCCTGA
- the rnt gene encoding ribonuclease T produces the protein MSDSNALNALHQRFRGFYPVVIDVETAGFNAQTDALLEIAATTLKMDEDGWLHRDETLHFHVEPFEGAILNPAALAFTGIDPTNPLRGAVSEYEALHAIFKMVRKGTKDHGCNRAIIVAHNATFDLNFVMAAAERASLKRNPFHPFATFDTAALSGLVLGQTVLAKACKAAGMDFDSTQAHSALYDTEQTATLFCELVNRWKRLGGWPLAFNDEQPEDDASA, from the coding sequence ATGTCTGATTCGAACGCCTTAAACGCTCTCCATCAACGTTTCCGTGGTTTTTATCCTGTGGTAATTGATGTCGAAACCGCGGGTTTTAACGCACAAACCGATGCGCTGCTAGAGATTGCAGCCACCACGCTCAAGATGGATGAAGATGGCTGGTTACACCGTGATGAAACCCTGCATTTTCACGTGGAGCCGTTCGAAGGCGCGATTCTCAATCCGGCAGCACTGGCCTTTACCGGCATTGACCCGACCAATCCATTACGCGGTGCGGTGAGTGAATATGAAGCGCTGCATGCGATATTTAAAATGGTGCGTAAAGGCACCAAAGATCACGGCTGTAATCGTGCCATTATTGTGGCGCACAACGCCACTTTCGATCTCAACTTCGTGATGGCCGCTGCCGAGCGCGCCAGCCTGAAGCGCAATCCCTTCCATCCGTTTGCCACTTTTGATACGGCAGCGTTGAGTGGTTTAGTGTTGGGTCAGACCGTTCTGGCTAAAGCCTGTAAGGCTGCGGGGATGGATTTCGATAGCACACAGGCCCACTCCGCACTGTACGACACCGAGCAAACAGCAACGCTGTTTTGTGAACTGGTGAATCGTTGGAAACGTTTGGGCGGCTGGCCGCTGGCGTTTAATGATGAGCAGCCAGAAGACGACGCATCGGCCTGA
- a CDS encoding C40 family peptidase yields MRLLITLIILAFAQLFVNVASASPHAPVNASLHNAEKKSAREDERRKRRPVKTTAKKSRLSTTVQKLKLKKQSKTETALHKTTRKKSLLKSPAKKYGHQRLAKKTREVDDEALELTGIRMSKSHRQRYQKARETAMTKLMGQLGKPYQWGGTSPNTGFDCSGLVWYAYKDLVKYKFPRTANEMYHLHDAAPIKRQMLEKGDLVFFRINNRGTADHVGVYLGNGKFIQSPRTGKDIQISALGEDYWEKHYVGARRMMTPKTIR; encoded by the coding sequence ATGCGTTTACTGATTACGCTTATCATACTGGCTTTCGCCCAACTGTTCGTTAATGTGGCCTCTGCTTCACCGCATGCGCCTGTTAACGCCAGTTTGCATAATGCTGAGAAAAAAAGCGCGCGCGAAGATGAGCGCCGCAAGCGACGTCCGGTGAAAACCACGGCTAAAAAGTCTCGCCTGTCTACTACGGTGCAAAAACTCAAGCTGAAGAAGCAAAGCAAGACAGAAACCGCGCTGCACAAAACCACCCGTAAGAAATCCCTGCTGAAATCGCCAGCAAAGAAATATGGCCATCAACGCTTAGCCAAAAAAACGCGTGAAGTCGATGATGAAGCGCTGGAGCTGACCGGCATTCGCATGAGCAAATCACACCGCCAGCGTTATCAAAAGGCGCGTGAAACAGCGATGACCAAATTGATGGGCCAGTTGGGCAAACCTTATCAGTGGGGTGGCACCTCGCCGAATACAGGTTTCGACTGCAGTGGTCTGGTGTGGTACGCCTACAAAGATTTAGTCAAATACAAATTCCCGCGCACTGCGAATGAGATGTATCACTTGCATGATGCCGCGCCGATTAAGCGTCAGATGCTCGAAAAAGGCGATTTAGTCTTCTTCCGTATTAATAATCGTGGCACTGCCGATCACGTAGGTGTCTACCTTGGTAACGGTAAATTTATTCAGTCACCGCGGACCGGTAAAGACATTCAGATTAGTGCGTTGGGTGAGGATTACTGGGAGAAGCATTATGTTGGTGCACGCCGCATGATGACGCCGAAAACCATTCGTTAG
- a CDS encoding alkene reductase has translation MASKQLFSPLKVGAITVPNRVFMAPLTRLRSIEPGDIPTPLMAEYYQQRASAGLIITEATQISFQAKGYAGAPGLHTQQQIAAWKVVNESIHAAHGHSAVQLWHTGRISHNSVQPEGKAPVAPSALAAGTRTSLRAADGSVYREDTSLPRELSVAEIQQIVKDFGQAASNAREADFDLLELHSAHGYLMHQFLAPGSNQRTDEYGGSIEKRGRFALEVVDAAIANWSADRIGIRVSPIGAFQNLENGPDEEEAALWYIAELGKRGLAYLHLSEPDWAGGQPYSDAFREKVRAIFPGVIIGAGAYTVEKADDLIARGLIDAVAFGRDFIANPDLVARLQQDAPLNPQRPESFYGGGAEGYTDYPTL, from the coding sequence ATGGCGAGTAAACAGCTGTTCTCCCCGCTTAAAGTAGGTGCGATTACCGTACCTAACCGCGTATTTATGGCCCCGCTGACGCGTCTGCGCAGCATTGAGCCGGGCGATATTCCGACCCCGCTGATGGCTGAGTACTACCAGCAGCGTGCCAGCGCCGGTTTAATCATCACCGAAGCCACGCAGATTTCTTTCCAGGCGAAAGGCTACGCAGGCGCACCAGGTCTGCATACGCAACAACAAATTGCCGCGTGGAAAGTGGTCAACGAGAGCATTCATGCTGCCCATGGTCACAGTGCCGTTCAGCTGTGGCACACCGGACGTATTTCGCATAACAGCGTTCAACCAGAAGGCAAAGCACCGGTTGCCCCTTCCGCACTGGCAGCCGGTACCCGCACCTCACTGCGCGCCGCAGATGGTAGCGTCTATCGTGAAGATACTTCCCTGCCGCGTGAACTGAGCGTGGCGGAAATTCAGCAGATCGTAAAAGACTTTGGCCAGGCTGCGTCCAACGCGCGTGAAGCCGACTTCGATTTGCTGGAGCTGCACTCTGCGCACGGTTATTTGATGCACCAGTTCCTGGCGCCAGGTTCTAACCAGCGCACCGATGAATATGGCGGTTCCATCGAGAAGCGTGGCCGTTTCGCCTTAGAAGTGGTCGATGCGGCAATTGCCAACTGGTCTGCCGATCGTATCGGTATTCGCGTGTCACCGATTGGCGCGTTCCAGAATCTGGAAAATGGCCCGGATGAAGAAGAAGCGGCGCTGTGGTATATCGCCGAACTGGGTAAACGCGGCCTCGCGTATTTGCACCTTTCTGAGCCAGACTGGGCCGGTGGTCAGCCCTACAGCGACGCCTTCCGTGAGAAAGTGCGCGCGATCTTCCCAGGCGTGATCATTGGTGCCGGTGCGTATACCGTTGAGAAAGCGGATGACCTGATTGCTCGCGGCCTGATCGATGCCGTGGCCTTTGGTCGCGACTTTATCGCTAACCCTGATTTGGTGGCTCGCCTGCAACAAGACGCCCCGCTGAATCCGCAGCGTCCGGAAAGTTTCTACGGTGGCGGCGCAGAAGGCTACACTGATTATCCAACCCTGTAA
- a CDS encoding YnhF family membrane protein, whose amino-acid sequence MSTDLKLALMTTVGALLMIIAFSFTAILH is encoded by the coding sequence ATGAGTACAGATCTGAAGCTGGCCCTGATGACCACGGTTGGCGCACTGTTAATGATTATTGCGTTCAGCTTTACGGCCATCCTGCATTAA
- the punR gene encoding DNA-binding transcriptional activator PunR: protein MWSEYALEVVDAVARSGSFSAAAQELHRVPSAVSYTVRQLETWLAVPLFERQHREVVLTPAGEHFVREGRSVIKKMLATRRQCQQLANGWRGQLSIAVDCIVKPQRTRQLVKDFYRHFPDMELIISYEVFNGVWDALADGRVDVAIGATQAVPVGGRFAFQDMGALNWRCVVSPDHPLVNNTELNDEILRAWPSLVLEDTSRALPRRMTWTLDNQRRLVVPEWETGMDCLQAGLCVGMVPGHLARPLLDQGTLVELPLPQPFPDSPCCVSWSEQRASPALDWLLAYLGDAETLNHEWLSETRG, encoded by the coding sequence ATGTGGTCTGAGTATGCACTGGAAGTAGTAGATGCGGTGGCGCGCAGCGGCAGTTTCAGCGCGGCAGCGCAAGAGTTGCATCGTGTGCCTTCTGCCGTCAGCTATACCGTCAGGCAGCTGGAAACCTGGTTAGCGGTTCCGTTGTTTGAACGCCAGCATCGTGAAGTCGTCTTAACACCAGCTGGAGAGCACTTTGTCCGTGAAGGGCGATCTGTTATCAAAAAAATGCTTGCAACGCGCAGGCAGTGCCAACAGTTGGCGAACGGCTGGCGCGGACAGTTGAGCATCGCGGTGGACTGCATCGTCAAACCCCAGCGCACCCGACAACTGGTGAAAGATTTTTACCGTCATTTCCCGGATATGGAGCTGATTATCAGCTACGAAGTGTTCAACGGTGTCTGGGATGCGCTGGCCGACGGGCGTGTTGATGTCGCTATTGGCGCAACGCAGGCGGTTCCGGTTGGCGGGCGTTTCGCCTTTCAGGATATGGGGGCCTTAAACTGGCGTTGCGTTGTCAGTCCCGATCATCCGTTGGTCAACAATACAGAATTAAATGATGAAATATTGCGTGCCTGGCCATCGCTGGTGCTGGAAGATACGTCTCGCGCATTACCCAGACGTATGACCTGGACCCTGGACAATCAGCGGCGTTTGGTGGTGCCGGAGTGGGAAACCGGAATGGATTGTTTGCAGGCGGGATTGTGTGTCGGCATGGTGCCAGGGCATTTAGCGCGGCCACTGTTGGATCAAGGCACGCTGGTGGAATTGCCACTGCCGCAGCCGTTTCCTGACAGCCCTTGCTGTGTCAGTTGGTCAGAGCAGCGAGCATCACCCGCGTTGGATTGGCTTCTGGCTTATCTGGGTGATGCAGAGACGCTGAACCACGAATGGCTCAGCGAAACGCGAGGTTAG